AATGACGAGTGCATAGGCCAGCGAGGAGGTTGTCTGACGAATCTGCATGGCGCACTCGTCGTCAATGCTTGCGTTGTGGAGTCCCCAGTCTATGATGACTGCTTCGGACCCCCAGCCAAAGACGCATATCAGGGCACCCACGATGCCCGTGGTCCAGTCCCCTGGTATGTTGGGGGCAGGGGAGTAGCCTAGATAGGCTACGCCGAGAATGCAGGCGAGGAGACCCGCCCACTGATAGGACTTCATGCGCTCTTTGAGGAACACGGTGGCGAGGAGAGCTCCAAAGGCGGGAAAGAAGGAGGATATCGCCGCCGTATAAGAGGCCCCGATGTTGTCGATGGCTATCACGTAGCCTGTCATGCCTATGGGTCCGCCGATGAGAGCCGCGCCAAGGATGACAAGCCCCTCGCGCGTGCGCAGCGCCCTGAGCGTTTGGGAGGCCTTTCTTTTGAGAAGCATGTAGGCAAGGGTGAAAAGTGCGGAACAAGCATCGTGCAGGAATGTGCTCGTAAAGGCGGCGAGCGCAACGGCTTGCGCGGAGGATGAGAATACCGAGCTTGAAAGAGCGATGCTTAGAATTACCGTGTCAAGGGCCCAGGTAAGAGCTGCTCCTATTCCGTAAGGCATGGCTTACTCCCCCTCTTCGTACCAGGTCAGTACACGGTCGACGTAATCAACCGCGTAGCTTTTGTAGATGCTCTCCCACTCGCCCACGCCAGCCCCCTCGGCGTCCTTCTCGAGAGCCCAGACGTACCAGCACCATCCACCAAGGACGACCATTGCCCAGAAGTGTCGACGCTCAAGGAAGGTAGGCGTTCCTCCAAAGTAGTAGGAGAGAGCCTCCTCGGCTTTACCTTCGTCGTATTGGCTGCATATGACGAAGGTGGCGAAGTCATTGCCCGGATCGGACATGCCCGCAAACTCCCAATCGATGACATCCATTCCGTTTTGCTCGTCGATGAGG
This is a stretch of genomic DNA from Thermophilibacter immobilis. It encodes these proteins:
- a CDS encoding DMT family transporter, yielding MPYGIGAALTWALDTVILSIALSSSVFSSSAQAVALAAFTSTFLHDACSALFTLAYMLLKRKASQTLRALRTREGLVILGAALIGGPIGMTGYVIAIDNIGASYTAAISSFFPAFGALLATVFLKERMKSYQWAGLLACILGVAYLGYSPAPNIPGDWTTGIVGALICVFGWGSEAVIIDWGLHNASIDDECAMQIRQTTSSLAYALVILPLLGGWGRALDIVFSSALPVIALAALAGTVSYLLYYKAIARIGASRAMALNITYSAWAIPFSLLLLGVPPEPRGVVCALVIILGAITAATDFKALLGKKPD